A section of the Felis catus isolate Fca126 chromosome B2, F.catus_Fca126_mat1.0, whole genome shotgun sequence genome encodes:
- the LOC123385751 gene encoding LOW QUALITY PROTEIN: glutaredoxin-2, mitochondrial-like (The sequence of the model RefSeq protein was modified relative to this genomic sequence to represent the inferred CDS: deleted 2 bases in 1 codon; substituted 1 base at 1 genomic stop codon), giving the protein MGNSTSSSLVKLATTPINQILELTISDNXVVIFSKTSCSYCTMAKKKKKVFHDMNVNYNVVELNMLEYGSQFQDALYKMTCERTVPRIFVNGPFIGGATDTHSHQKDGKLLPLVHHYYLKKELLRYWVFEFFSLKPSMEI; this is encoded by the exons ATGGGGAACAGCACATCATCATCTTTGGTGAAGTTAGCAACCACTCCCATAAATCAGATT CTCGAACTAACAATTTCTGATAATTGAGTAGTGATTTTCTCAAAAACATCTTGTTCTTACTgtacaatggcaaaaaaaaaaaaaaaagttttccatgaCATGAATGTTAACTATAACGTGGTGGAATTGAACATGCTTGAATATGGAAGTCAATTTCAAGATGCTCTCTACAAAATGACTTGTGAAAGAACTGTACCAAGAATATTTGTCAATGGACCTTTTATTGGAGGTGCAACTGACACTCATAGTCATCAAAAAGATGGGAAATTGCTTCCACTAgttcatcattattatttaaaa AAGGAACTTCTCAGGTATTGGGTATTTGAGTTCTTTTCTCTCAAGCCGTCCATGGAGATTTAA